A window of Brevibacillus sp. DP1.3A genomic DNA:
GACGTGAGATCAAGTTTCGGGGTAAGGCCATTACAGAAAACGGCATCGAGTGCTTGCCAAAATGGGTATACGGTAGTCTGATCGTAGCAGACAACGGAGATTGCTTTATTACACAGTGGAAGCGCACAGTTGGGACAGGTTACCAGAGCACTACGTATCAAGTCATCCCTGAAACTGTTGGACAGTCAATTGGTCTTCGAGATAAGAACGACAAAGATGTTTATGAAGGTGATATCACGGCTGATTGTGTTGAGGGTTCTTCTATTCGCGGCTATGTAGTTAGGCAAAAAGGCGCTTTCTTCCTCGAAACTGGTCAAAAGTGGGCGCCATACTTACATGTGATTGCCACCAAACATAACGAAATTAGCGACTGGGAAGTCATCGGCAACATCTATGAGAACCCTGAGCTGCTATCTGCTGCTTAACAAAAGAGAAATTGTGATGAGGTGAGCAGAAGGTATGCACGAGTTCGTAAGATTTTATGATGAAGCGAACAAAGGTGATTGGTACTTAGAAATTTATCATTCGAGCATTATGGATTGGTGCATCAGAATTGGTTACAAAACAACTCATCATAGGCGCGGAGAAGCCATTATTAATGTTCAAGACTGCGATATGGATTTGGCCTTTGCTAAAGCTCAAGTTGCTTTTAAAGAGTGGCTACGAGAAAGCGAAGGTGGGTATTAATTACACTTAAATTGTGAGAAGGCGAGGAACTAATGGATGGATCAACCAAGCGGAAAACTTTCACCAATTGAACTACAAATGATACTAGATGACTTTATTAACCGGGCGCCATTCCAAATCAAGTATTTTGTAGAGTCTGCCAAAGTCTATAAAGCAAGGTTCGACTCATTGGTAGCAGCTGGTTTTACGGAAGTTCAAGCGTTGGAGATTGTGAAGACCAGAGGTTTGGAATTGTAATAAACACGCTACAAAGTGTGATGAGGGGGGATTCAGGTGGAGAAGCAAAGCATTTGTATACCAGAAAATGCAGTCCCAGTATCATTTGATGTAGCTATGCTAAAGTATCAACTTGGCCATAAAGTTTTAGCTACGTCGACAGACGGTGATACGGTGTATGCAGCTCAAGCTTATGCTAAATATTGGGACAATCTTGAACAAAGCGATCATGACTTCAAAGAGTTCAAGAAACATGGAAAGTGGTATTGGTTAATTTAACATACTATTTCTTGTGTACAGCACAAACAGCCGTCCAGTGCCCTGGATCGGCATCACAAACAACCTTAACGCCCCTGCTTTAACGTTAACAATACAGTCTTATGGTATCGTTCCTACGAGTCGGCAGTCTCACCTATGCAGGGTTTAAAACGACGGCTTAACGACCTTCCGGTACTCCAGATACATTTGTGTTGGTTCCATTATCAGTATTAACTAGATTCTGGATTTTCATACCATTGAGTTTGAGAAAGGAGCAAATACGATGATAAATATTAAGGTAAAAAG
This region includes:
- a CDS encoding YopX family protein, with protein sequence MQAGREIKFRGKAITENGIECLPKWVYGSLIVADNGDCFITQWKRTVGTGYQSTTYQVIPETVGQSIGLRDKNDKDVYEGDITADCVEGSSIRGYVVRQKGAFFLETGQKWAPYLHVIATKHNEISDWEVIGNIYENPELLSAA